One window of the Perca fluviatilis chromosome 5, GENO_Pfluv_1.0, whole genome shotgun sequence genome contains the following:
- the cbln4 gene encoding cerebellin-4, producing the protein MLNSLVLMLSWTVISEVARAQNDTEPIVLEGKCLVVCDSNPTTDWKASSSPLGISVRAANSKVAFSAVRSNNHEPSEMSNKTRIIYFDQVLVNIGNYFTFESVFLSPRKGIYSFNFHVIKVYQSQTIQVNLMLNGKPVISAFAGDKDVTREAATNGVLLYLEKEDKVYLKLEKGNLVGGWQYSTFSGFLVFPL; encoded by the exons atGTTGAACTCCCTCGTACTGATGCTCAGCTGGACGGTGATCTCCGAAGTGGCGAGAGCCCAGAATGACACGGAGCCTATCGTCCTGGAGGGGAAATGTCTCGTGGTCTGCGACTCCAACCCGACCACGGACTGGAAGGCTTCGTCCTCCCCGCTCGGCATCTCAGTGCGCGCCGCCAACTCCAAGGTGGCTTTCTCTGCAGTCCGGAGCAACAACCACGAACCGTCGGAGATGAGCAACAAAACGAGAATAATCTACTTCGACCAG GTTCTTGTGAATATAGGAAACTACTTCACATTTGAATCAGTATTTTTGTCCCCAAGAAAAGGCATCTACAGTTTTAACTTCCATGTCATTAAAGTGTACCAGAGCCAAACCATACAG GTGAACTTAATGTTGAATGGGAAACCAGTCATCTCTGCCTTTGCGGGTGACAAAGATGTAACTCGTGAGGCGGCCACCAATGGAGTTCTGCTCTATCTAGAAAAAGAGGACAAAGTCTACTTAAAGCTGGAAAAGGGAAACCTAGTTGGTGGATGGCAATACTCAACATTTTCTGGCTTTCTTGTGTtccctctgtaa